The window CACATCTCGAACATGTCGAGCCACGTCCGCGCGGTGGGCGCCTCCTTGACCACGTCCCGGAAGGTGATGGGCCCGTCCCCGAACTCGTCGTCGTCCGGGTCCGTGCTGATCCGCTCCCCGACGAGGGGGAAGCGGAGTTCCTGATCCCCCTCGGGGAAGCACATGATGCTCAGCACTCCGTGCACGCACTCCGCGGCGGTGACGGCGACCGTGCCGGCCGCAGCGTCGAGCCCCGGCTCCGTCACCGTTCGCGCGGCGACATGGTCGAGCAGTTCGTCAGCCATGGCCCGGATCAGCGACGGCGAGATGCTGCCGTACCGCAGCGAGTGCCACCGCGTGAAGGCCCGCCCGTCGATGTCGTCGAGAGCCTCGGCCAACCGCTGCTCACCGACCTGATGGCATGTCACATTGCGCACGTACCCCGCCCCTTCATGAACTCCACGACTGGACGAAGCACGCTATCAACGGGCACTGACAGCACTGGAGCGCGCCGGACGGCCGTCCATTCCGGAACGGTCGAAGGGGCTTGGCGCGAGGCGCCCGACTGGGTGAAAGACCTGTTCAGGCGCCCTTTTACCAGCGGCGTAGCCACTTGTGGGCCGTGGGACGGGAGATGCCCATCTCCGCGGCGACATGTGCTACAGCCGGACCGGAGCGGACCCGCTCGATCAGCAGTCGCCTGCCGTGAACGGTCAACAACGCTCGTGATCAATACAGCTAGCGAGTGGGCCGCGATACCAGGGCACGTGTCGTAGAAGCCGTCTGGGCGCCCAGCTGGTCCAGGGCGGGCCCGCAGGCCCAAGTCGGAGCCCTGTGGCGCGCGAGTGTCCCTGGAGCTCGTGACACGGACATGGCGGAAGATGTATAGCGGACCCGATGCCCAACTGCTCGGCGAGGGTTCGGGTTAACCGTTCGGCAGTGCGGTCGCGCGCGCCTGCTCCTGACCTCTTGGCGGACTTCGGGGAAGGCGCATACGAGAATCCGAGAAGCGCTGTCGGCCGACAGCCCGTCGCGTCCGGGCATGCGTACCAGCAACTCGCCGGTCGTGCGCGGTGGTGGGTCCCAGGCCGCGACCCATTCCATCGCTAGGCGGTCGTCAGTTCCCGGATCAGCTCGGCCATCCGCTGGGACGGCGAGACCCTCAGTTCCCGTTGCAGAAGTCTGCGGTATTCCAGGTAGTGCTTGACCGCACAGGCGACATTGCCCTCTGCCGCGTGCACTTCGATGGCGATACGGTGGGCGGTCTCGCGGTAGGGGTCGACGGACGTGGCGGCGAGGGCCGCCTGGTGCGCCGCCAGGAACCTGTCGAGGGCGAGGAATTGCTGTGCCAGGGCCTCCAGCGCGTACAGACGCATATGGTCCCATCGTTCGCGTTCGAGTATCAGCCACTCGTCGTCCCACCCGAGCAGCAGCGGCCGGCTGAGTTCCTCGACGAGCCGGTCGAGATCGGCAGGCGTGGCCTGCAGCCCTTCCTCGGGCTCCAGGAGCTGGCGGGCGGCCCCGCAGACTTCCCAGTGGTCCACGGAGATGCACGGCGACAGCGCAAGACGGTGGCCTTCGCTGACCACGACGGTCTTCGGGCCGAGCTTGCGGCTCTGGCACAAGGCCGACCTGAGGTTGGCCGCGGCCCGCAGCGGGGTGCACTCCGGCCAGAGCTGCTCCGCGGCAGCGCGTCTGTGAATCCCTTCGCCGCGCACGGCGAACAGGGCGAGCAGACGCTGAGCCCCCGCCGGGACGGCGACCGGACGCCCGCCGCAGATTAATTCAAATGGGCCCAGGATTTGAAGACGCATTGCGTTCATCACAGCTAACACTGTGCTCGACGCGTTTTTCCGCTGCAACCGCTGTAACCCCGTCGGACCAGGCGTGCCCGCCGCACAGGGTGCTTCGAGAATCACCGATCCAACGCCCGAAAAACATTTCCTCGGCGCACCCGAAATGCATTATGAACGCTCCGTGAACGCTCCAGAAATGCCTCATCTGTAAATCTTGCATATTTCATCGAATATCCCCGGAACATCTTTGTGGGAAACCTGACTCGCAACCCAAGGAACCACGAGCGCTCGGAACGGAGGAGCGGATGGACGTCCGGTCGGTACTCAGCGCGGTTCCCGGTCAAGCCGGGCTTCTGGGCACGCCCGAGGTCCGCGTCGCCGTGCTGGACGGGCCCGTCGACTTTGCGCATCCGTGTTTCTCGGGAGCGGATCTCACCCAGCTGGCCACGCTGGTGCCGGATGCCGCCGGTTCCGGACCTATGTCGTTGCACGGCACCCACGTGGCCAGCCTTCTGTTCGGGCAGCCCGGATCTCCGGTGGCAGGCCTTCTGCCGCGGTGCCGCGGTTTCGTCCTCCCGGTGTTCCGGGAGTCCCCGGACGGCGGTGTGGCCCGGGTGCCCCAGCTCGACCTCGCCCGGGCGGTCGAACAGGCCGTGGAGGCGGGGGCCCACGTCATCAACATCAGCGGCGGCGAGCGCAGTGCGGACGGCAAGGCGGAGGCCATGCTGGAGCGGGCGCTTCGACGGTGCGCGGAGAACGGGGTGCTGGTGGTCGCGGCGGTCGGCAACGACGGCTGCGACTGCCTCCAGGCTCCTGCCGCCACGCCGTCCGTGCTCGCCGTCGGGGCGACCGACGCCGCCGGCGAGCCGCTGGACATCAACAACTGGGGGCCCGCCTATCGGACGAACGGCGTCCTCGCCCCCGGCCGGGACATCGAGGGCGCGGTTCCCGGTGGCCGAGTCGCCGCGCTGACCGGCAGCAGTTTCGCCACCCCGGCGGTCACCGGGGTCGCGGCACTGCTCGTGGCCCAGCAGATCGCCGAGGGGCGTGAACCGGACCCGCTCGCCGCCGGCCGGGCCATTCTCACCTCCGCGAGCCGCCCGCCGTGCGCCCCGGACGACGCGCCCAAGTGCCGTCGACTCCTCGGCGGCCACCTCGCCGCCGCGCGCGCCTTCGACCTCATCAGGGAGAGGGGCCCGGTCGTCCCCCAAGAGGTGCGGGGCGACCCCGTCAGCATCACCGTCGGCCCCTCGACGCCTCGGACGACCTACGCCGAACCGAAAGGAAGAGCCATCGCCATGGACACGAACGCCGTACACGCGCACGCCGGGGAGACGCCCGAGGGCCTGTCCGCGGCCGCGGCCCCGCCTCCCGCCACCACGGTCACACCGCCTGCCGAGCCGCCTCCGGCGCCCACGCTTCCTCCGTCGGTTCCCCAGACGGCCCCAGCCATCCCCCAGGCCGCGCCGGCATCTCAGCAGGCCATGC of the Streptomyces koelreuteriae genome contains:
- a CDS encoding AfsR/SARP family transcriptional regulator, coding for MRLQILGPFELICGGRPVAVPAGAQRLLALFAVRGEGIHRRAAAEQLWPECTPLRAAANLRSALCQSRKLGPKTVVVSEGHRLALSPCISVDHWEVCGAARQLLEPEEGLQATPADLDRLVEELSRPLLLGWDDEWLILERERWDHMRLYALEALAQQFLALDRFLAAHQAALAATSVDPYRETAHRIAIEVHAAEGNVACAVKHYLEYRRLLQRELRVSPSQRMAELIRELTTA